In the genome of Streptomyces pactum, one region contains:
- a CDS encoding VWA domain-containing protein, giving the protein MVGRSAADAQERLRRWRLVLGGGEGGAAGTGEGTGHVLSGRDAAMDRTLAALYGGDGRPGGPAGGARSAGLGGSAPQVARWLGDIRTYFPASVVQVMQRDAIDRLGLAALLLEPEMLEAVEADVHLVGTLLSLNKAMPETTRETARAVVRKVVADLERRLATRTRATVTGALDRSARTGRPRHRDIDWNRTVRANLKNYLPEHRTVVPERLVGYGRAAHGVRKEIVLCIDQSGSMASSVVHASVFGAVLASMRAISTRLVAFDTAVVDLTDQLDDPVDVLFGTQLGGGTDINRALAYCESRITRPADTVVVLISDLYEGGIRQEMLRRVAAMKASGVRFVALLALSDDGAPSYDREHAAALAALGVPAFACTPDHFPEVMAAAIEKRPLPIPDTAAGS; this is encoded by the coding sequence ATGGTGGGAAGGAGCGCGGCGGACGCCCAGGAGCGGTTGCGGCGCTGGCGGCTGGTGCTCGGCGGCGGGGAGGGCGGCGCCGCCGGGACCGGGGAGGGCACGGGCCATGTGCTCAGCGGCCGGGACGCGGCCATGGACCGCACGCTGGCGGCGCTGTACGGCGGCGACGGGCGGCCCGGCGGCCCGGCGGGCGGGGCACGGTCGGCCGGGCTCGGCGGCTCCGCGCCCCAGGTGGCGCGCTGGCTCGGCGACATCCGTACGTACTTCCCGGCGTCGGTGGTGCAGGTGATGCAGCGGGACGCGATCGACCGGCTCGGCCTGGCCGCGCTGCTGCTGGAACCGGAGATGCTGGAGGCGGTGGAGGCGGACGTCCACCTGGTCGGGACGCTGCTGTCGTTGAACAAGGCGATGCCCGAGACCACCAGGGAGACCGCCCGGGCCGTGGTCCGGAAGGTCGTCGCGGACCTGGAACGACGGCTGGCCACCCGCACCCGGGCCACCGTCACCGGCGCGCTGGACCGGTCGGCGCGGACCGGCCGTCCCCGGCACCGGGACATCGACTGGAACCGGACGGTGCGGGCGAACCTGAAGAACTACCTGCCCGAGCACCGCACGGTCGTCCCGGAGCGGCTGGTGGGGTACGGGCGCGCGGCGCACGGCGTACGCAAGGAGATCGTCCTCTGCATCGACCAGTCCGGTTCGATGGCCTCGTCGGTGGTCCACGCCTCGGTGTTCGGGGCCGTCCTGGCCTCGATGCGCGCGATCAGCACCCGGCTGGTCGCCTTCGACACGGCGGTGGTGGACCTCACCGACCAGCTCGACGACCCGGTCGACGTGCTCTTCGGCACCCAGCTCGGCGGCGGTACGGACATCAACCGCGCGCTGGCTTACTGCGAGTCCCGGATCACCCGGCCCGCGGACACCGTGGTGGTGCTGATCAGCGACCTCTACGAAGGAGGGATACGGCAGGAGATGCTGCGCCGGGTGGCGGCGATGAAGGCGTCGGGCGTGCGGTTCGTGGCGCTGCTGGCACTCTCCGACGACGGCGCGCCGTCCTACGACCGGGAGCACGCCGCGGCCCTCGCGGCGCTCGGCGTCCCGGCCTTCGCGTGTACCCCCGACCACTTCCCGGAGGTGATGGCGGCGGCGATCGAGAAGCGCCCCCTGCCGATACCGGACACGGCGGCCGGTTCCTGA
- the sucD gene encoding succinate--CoA ligase subunit alpha, with product MAIFLTKESKVIVQGMTGSEGQKHTRRMLASGTNIVGGVNPRKAGTSVDFDGTEIPVFGTVAEAIEKTGADVTVIFVPEKFTKDAVIEAIDAEIPLAVVITEGIAVHDTATFWAHAQAKGNKTRIIGPNCPGLITPGQSNAGIIPADITKPGRIGLVSKSGTLTYQMMYELRDIGFSSCVGIGGDPIIGTTHIDALAAFEADPDTDLIVMIGEIGGDAEERAADFIKANVTKPVVGYVAGFTAPEGKTMGHAGAIVSGSSGTAQAKKEALEAAGVKVGKTPSETARLARAALQG from the coding sequence ATGGCTATCTTCCTCACCAAGGAATCCAAGGTCATCGTCCAGGGCATGACCGGCTCCGAGGGGCAGAAGCACACCCGCCGGATGCTCGCTTCGGGCACCAACATCGTCGGTGGCGTGAACCCGCGCAAGGCCGGCACCTCCGTGGACTTCGACGGCACCGAGATCCCGGTCTTCGGCACCGTCGCCGAGGCCATCGAGAAGACCGGCGCCGACGTCACGGTCATCTTCGTCCCGGAGAAGTTCACCAAGGACGCGGTCATCGAGGCGATCGACGCCGAGATCCCGCTGGCCGTCGTGATCACCGAGGGCATCGCGGTCCACGACACCGCCACCTTCTGGGCGCACGCCCAGGCCAAGGGCAACAAGACCCGCATCATCGGCCCGAACTGCCCGGGTCTGATCACGCCGGGTCAGTCGAACGCGGGCATCATCCCGGCCGACATCACCAAGCCCGGCCGCATCGGTCTGGTGTCCAAGTCCGGCACGCTGACCTACCAGATGATGTACGAGCTGCGCGACATCGGCTTCAGCTCCTGCGTCGGTATCGGCGGTGACCCGATCATCGGCACCACCCACATCGACGCGCTGGCCGCCTTCGAGGCCGACCCCGACACCGACCTGATCGTGATGATCGGCGAGATCGGCGGCGACGCCGAGGAGCGGGCCGCGGACTTCATCAAGGCCAACGTCACCAAGCCGGTCGTCGGCTACGTCGCGGGCTTCACCGCGCCCGAGGGCAAGACCATGGGCCACGCCGGCGCCATCGTCTCCGGCTCCTCCGGCACCGCCCAGGCGAAGAAGGAGGCCCTGGAGGCCGCGGGCGTCAAGGTCGGCAAGACCCCGTCCGAGACCGCGCGCCTGGCGCGGGCCGCGCTCCAGGGCTGA
- a CDS encoding ATP-binding protein, translated as MRDDAPDGAGAAPQALRPHAEQAFAAELAALAAADDRPRPARWRLSPWAVATYLLGGTLPDGTVITPKYVGPRRVVEVAVTTLATDRALLLLGVPGTAKTWVSEHLAAAVSGDSTLLVQGTAGTPEEAIRYGWNYARLLAHGPSREALVPSPVMRAMAEGRTARVEELTRIPADVQDTLITVLSEKTLPIPELGEEVQAVRGFNLIATANDRDRGVNELSSALRRRFNTVVLPLPATPEEEVDIVTRRVAQIGRSLDLPAAPAGTDEIRRVVTVFRELRDGVTGDGRTKLKSPSGTLSTAEAISVVTGGLALAAHFGDGVLRAGDVAAGVLGAVVRDPAADRIVWQEYLETVVRERAGWQDFYRACREVGA; from the coding sequence CTGCGTGACGATGCGCCGGATGGTGCGGGCGCCGCACCGCAGGCGCTCCGGCCGCACGCCGAGCAGGCGTTCGCCGCGGAGCTGGCCGCCCTGGCGGCGGCCGACGACCGGCCACGTCCGGCCCGCTGGCGGCTGTCCCCCTGGGCCGTGGCGACCTATCTGCTCGGCGGCACCCTGCCGGACGGGACGGTGATCACACCGAAGTACGTGGGGCCGCGCCGGGTCGTCGAGGTGGCGGTGACCACGCTCGCCACCGACCGCGCGCTGCTCCTCCTCGGGGTGCCCGGCACCGCCAAGACCTGGGTGTCGGAGCACCTCGCGGCGGCTGTCAGCGGCGACTCCACCCTGCTCGTCCAGGGCACCGCCGGCACCCCCGAGGAGGCCATCCGGTACGGCTGGAACTACGCCCGGCTGCTCGCCCACGGGCCCAGCCGGGAGGCCCTGGTGCCCAGCCCCGTCATGCGCGCGATGGCCGAGGGCCGGACGGCGCGGGTGGAGGAGCTCACGCGTATCCCCGCGGACGTCCAGGACACGCTGATCACGGTGCTGTCCGAGAAGACGCTGCCGATCCCGGAGCTGGGGGAGGAGGTGCAGGCGGTCCGCGGCTTCAACCTGATCGCCACCGCCAACGACCGCGACCGGGGCGTCAACGAGCTGTCCAGCGCGCTGCGCCGCCGCTTCAACACCGTGGTCCTGCCGCTGCCGGCCACCCCGGAGGAGGAGGTGGACATCGTCACCCGGCGGGTGGCGCAGATCGGCCGCTCGCTGGACCTGCCGGCGGCACCGGCCGGCACGGACGAGATCCGCCGGGTCGTCACGGTCTTCCGCGAACTGCGCGACGGGGTCACCGGGGACGGCCGCACCAAGCTCAAGTCGCCGTCCGGCACCCTCTCCACGGCCGAGGCGATCTCCGTGGTCACCGGCGGGCTGGCGCTGGCCGCGCACTTCGGTGACGGCGTGCTGCGCGCCGGCGACGTGGCGGCGGGCGTGCTGGGCGCGGTGGTCCGCGACCCGGCCGCCGACCGGATCGTCTGGCAGGAGTACCTGGAGACGGTGGTCCGCGAGCGGGCGGGCTGGCAGGACTTCTACCGTGCCTGCCGCGAGGTGGGCGCGTGA
- a CDS encoding SWIM zinc finger family protein, translating to MNPQGERWTAEQVLALAPDAASRTAGGKLATAGPWTATGACARSVWGSCSGSGAEPYRTAVDLDGPAYRCGCPSRKSPCKHVLGLLLRWAGEPDGGGVPEVPEPPEWVRTWLAGRRERAARAGGPEPDATATDGGAPGAGGADPAAARRRAERRAHRIAAGATELEQRLGDLLRQGLATATDGAAGATVWEETAARMVDAQAPGLEARVRELAAARASGPGWPGRLLEECALTHLLDQACLRIDELPEGLAATVRSRVGLTTTTAGLLASGSPVRDRWWVLGRQDSGDGRLTARRVWLRGEHTGRMALLLSYGVAGRAPEPGPPPGLVIDADLVYHPSARPLRAVLGDRYGPPGPPPEGGPPPGVGPAEALAGYGAALRDDPWLDAWPTVLAGVVPIPGPDGWQLADPATGTALPVDPRCPGRTNLWQLTAVSGGEPVTVFGECGHRGFAPVTTWDPLPVPL from the coding sequence ATGAATCCGCAGGGGGAACGCTGGACGGCGGAACAGGTGCTGGCACTGGCTCCTGACGCCGCGTCACGCACGGCGGGCGGCAAGCTCGCCACCGCAGGCCCGTGGACGGCGACGGGCGCTTGTGCACGGAGCGTATGGGGAAGCTGTAGCGGCAGCGGCGCCGAACCGTACCGGACGGCGGTCGATCTGGACGGCCCGGCCTACCGGTGCGGCTGCCCGAGCCGCAAGTCCCCGTGCAAGCACGTCCTGGGTCTGCTGCTGAGGTGGGCGGGGGAGCCGGACGGGGGCGGCGTGCCGGAGGTGCCCGAGCCGCCGGAGTGGGTCCGCACGTGGCTGGCCGGCCGGCGGGAGCGCGCCGCCCGGGCGGGCGGGCCGGAGCCGGACGCCACCGCCACGGATGGCGGAGCCCCGGGGGCGGGCGGCGCGGACCCGGCCGCGGCGCGGCGCCGGGCGGAGCGGCGCGCCCACCGGATCGCGGCCGGCGCCACCGAGCTGGAGCAGCGGTTGGGGGACCTGCTGCGCCAGGGGCTGGCCACCGCGACGGATGGCGCGGCCGGGGCCACCGTGTGGGAGGAGACCGCGGCCCGCATGGTGGACGCCCAGGCGCCGGGGCTGGAGGCGCGGGTGCGCGAGCTGGCGGCGGCCCGCGCCTCGGGTCCGGGCTGGCCGGGCCGGCTGCTGGAGGAGTGCGCCCTGACGCACCTGCTCGACCAGGCGTGCCTCCGGATCGACGAGCTGCCGGAGGGGCTGGCCGCCACCGTCCGCTCGCGGGTGGGGCTCACCACGACCACCGCCGGGCTGCTGGCCTCCGGTTCCCCGGTCCGGGACCGCTGGTGGGTGCTGGGCCGGCAGGACAGCGGCGACGGCAGGCTCACCGCCCGCCGGGTCTGGCTGCGGGGCGAGCACACCGGCCGGATGGCGCTGCTGCTCTCCTACGGTGTGGCGGGCCGGGCCCCGGAGCCGGGGCCGCCACCGGGCCTGGTGATCGACGCGGACCTCGTCTACCACCCGTCCGCCCGTCCGCTCCGGGCCGTGCTGGGCGACCGGTACGGGCCGCCGGGCCCGCCCCCGGAGGGTGGCCCGCCGCCGGGGGTCGGGCCGGCCGAAGCCCTGGCCGGGTACGGCGCGGCACTCCGCGACGACCCCTGGCTGGACGCCTGGCCCACGGTGCTGGCCGGCGTCGTCCCGATACCCGGCCCGGACGGCTGGCAGCTCGCGGACCCGGCCACCGGCACCGCGCTCCCGGTGGACCCGCGCTGCCCGGGCCGTACGAACCTGTGGCAGCTCACCGCCGTCTCCGGGGGCGAGCCGGTCACCGTCTTCGGGGAGTGCGGCCACCGCGGTTTCGCCCCGGTCACCACCTGGGACCCGCTTCCGGTCCCGTTGTGA
- the sucC gene encoding ADP-forming succinate--CoA ligase subunit beta, which translates to MDLFEYQARDLFAKHGVPVLAGEVIDTPEAAREATERLGGRSVVKAQVKVGGRGKAGGVKLASSPDDAVEKAGQILGMDIKGHTVHKVMIAETAPDIAEEYYVSYLLDRTNRTFLAMASVEGGMDIEEVAATKPEALAKIPVDATEGVTEAKAREIVEAAKFPAEVADQVAEILQTLWKTFVAEDALLVEVNPLAKVADGRVIALDGKVSLDANAEFRQPEHAELEDKAAANPLEAAAKAKGLNYVKLDGEVGIIGNGAGLVMSTLDVVAYAGENHGGVKPANFLDIGGGASAEVMANGLEIILGDPDVKSVFVNVFGGITACDAVANGIVQALELLKSKGEEVSKPLVVRLDGNNAELGRKILTDANHPLVQQVDTMDGAAEKAAELAAK; encoded by the coding sequence GTGGACCTGTTCGAGTACCAGGCGAGGGACCTCTTCGCCAAGCACGGTGTACCGGTGCTGGCCGGTGAAGTCATCGACACGCCTGAGGCGGCGCGCGAGGCGACCGAGCGTCTGGGAGGCCGGTCGGTCGTCAAGGCGCAGGTGAAGGTCGGTGGCCGTGGCAAGGCCGGCGGCGTCAAGCTGGCGTCGAGCCCGGACGACGCGGTCGAGAAGGCCGGTCAGATCCTCGGTATGGACATCAAGGGCCACACGGTCCACAAGGTGATGATCGCCGAGACGGCGCCGGACATCGCCGAGGAGTACTACGTCTCCTACCTCCTCGACCGCACCAACCGCACCTTCCTGGCCATGGCCTCCGTCGAGGGCGGCATGGACATCGAGGAGGTCGCGGCCACCAAGCCCGAGGCCCTGGCGAAGATCCCGGTGGACGCCACCGAGGGCGTCACCGAGGCCAAGGCCCGCGAGATCGTCGAGGCCGCGAAGTTCCCGGCCGAGGTCGCCGACCAGGTCGCCGAGATCCTGCAGACCCTGTGGAAGACCTTCGTCGCCGAGGACGCCCTGCTGGTCGAGGTGAACCCGCTGGCCAAGGTCGCCGACGGCCGCGTCATCGCGCTGGACGGCAAGGTGTCGCTGGACGCCAACGCCGAGTTCCGCCAGCCGGAGCACGCCGAGCTGGAGGACAAGGCGGCCGCCAACCCGCTGGAGGCCGCGGCCAAGGCCAAGGGCCTCAACTACGTCAAGCTCGACGGCGAGGTCGGCATCATCGGCAACGGCGCGGGCCTGGTCATGTCCACCCTGGACGTCGTCGCCTACGCCGGTGAGAACCACGGTGGCGTCAAGCCCGCCAACTTCCTCGACATCGGTGGCGGCGCCTCCGCCGAGGTCATGGCGAACGGCCTGGAGATCATCCTGGGCGACCCGGACGTCAAGTCCGTCTTCGTCAACGTCTTCGGCGGCATCACCGCCTGTGACGCGGTCGCCAACGGCATCGTGCAGGCCCTGGAGCTGCTGAAGTCCAAGGGCGAGGAGGTCAGCAAGCCGCTGGTCGTCCGCCTCGACGGCAACAACGCGGAGCTGGGTCGCAAGATCCTCACCGACGCCAACCACCCGCTGGTGCAGCAGGTGGACACGATGGACGGAGCGGCCGAGAAGGCCGCCGAGCTGGCTGCGAAGTAA
- a CDS encoding DUF5682 family protein — MAGLLPCLPRGGRVTAAARRPARDEPPPGEGPVFLGVRHHGPGSARAVRTALEACRPSAVLVEGPPEGDALVALAAEEGMRPPVALLAHAVDDPGRAAFWPLAEFSPEWVAIRWALRHGVPVRFIDLPAAHSLALAARREETAPGAPGPGADGDAVSGRPGGDEASAPGGDGDGASGPGGDRDAADGGPGAGGDGQDGPAGGAGPGAGTGAGAVPEAGGARAEQGRPEPHRTGEPGPDVPRPHELRTDPIAALAEAAGYDDPERWWEDVVEHRGAGAAGARAPDHPHPPVPETDPSRTGVRAHDPPGPDDPAAALAPFAALAEAMAALRAEYGDGGHRDDAVREAHMRLRLREARREFGDRVAVVCGAWHVPALTGRTTVTADRRLLKGLPKVRTEISWVPWTHRRLSRSSGYGAGIASPGWYHHLFEAPDRPVERWLTKVAGLLRAEDFAVSPAHVIEAVRLAETLAALRGRPLAGLTETIDAVRAVMCDGSDVPLALIQDRLIIGDELGEVPDTAPAVPLRRDLTRVQRSLRLKPAAAERELDLDLRKETDAARSRLLHRLRLLGIDWGTPARSARTGTGTFRETWRLCWEPELSVRVAEAGMWGTTVHSAATAKATARAAEAATLGEVTALAEHCLLAGLADALPAVLRALADRAALDTDVAQLARALPALVRSVRYGDVRGTGTASLTEVAHGLAERVLVGLPPACTGLDAEGAEEMRRHLEAAHQAINLLAQGSGTDVSPAAGEGGPASAAGGNGPFPAEGGAGPSVTSVTSVPAGTAGDGAAGAGGTTGTAGQPSTAGGGDRTAPADAAVPGGPAVPGKPAVLGEAGMPGDPAVPGEPGIFSGGGLRARWAGMLRGLAGRDGVSGLVRGRAARLLLDDGLLTEEESARLMSLALSPGTRPAEAAVWIEGFLGGAAGGGVLLVHDERLLALVDAWLTGIPADAFTDVLPLLRRTFSGYEAGVRRTVGELVRRGPVRDGGPAGGPGSGSAAVPVPGFGAGTDPDRAGAVLPTVHLLLGPPGAGGPPGPVPQGPPAATRAGTGTDDADGCPGGAAAGDGGRGSGSGTAGNMAGDADRGTAGNMAGDADRGTAGGIAGEADRGWAGDIAGEADRGWAGDIAEKAGGAVAGDARGVGPGVRPGVPRGRAGEPRRRYGRDAGEGMSQGASTGGAGGVGGHRRGGGPGEVTRRCGGVAGGRARGRRRGWCRAAPSGRGSGTWREAPPAAGTDPRAR, encoded by the coding sequence CTGGCAGGACTTCTACCGTGCCTGCCGCGAGGTGGGCGCGTGACCGCCGCGGCGCGCCGGCCGGCCCGGGACGAGCCACCGCCCGGCGAGGGCCCGGTGTTCCTCGGCGTGCGCCACCACGGGCCGGGGTCGGCCCGCGCGGTCCGCACGGCCCTGGAGGCGTGCCGGCCGAGCGCGGTGCTCGTCGAGGGGCCGCCGGAGGGCGACGCGCTGGTCGCGCTCGCCGCCGAGGAGGGCATGCGGCCCCCGGTCGCGCTGCTGGCCCACGCGGTGGACGACCCGGGCCGGGCGGCATTCTGGCCGCTGGCCGAGTTCTCGCCGGAGTGGGTGGCGATCCGGTGGGCCCTCCGCCACGGCGTCCCGGTCCGCTTCATCGACCTGCCGGCCGCCCACTCCCTCGCCCTCGCGGCCCGGCGGGAGGAGACCGCCCCCGGGGCACCCGGTCCGGGCGCGGACGGGGACGCGGTGAGCGGGCGACCGGGCGGTGACGAGGCGTCCGCACCGGGCGGTGATGGTGACGGGGCGTCCGGGCCGGGCGGGGACCGGGACGCGGCGGATGGCGGCCCCGGGGCCGGCGGGGACGGCCAGGACGGACCGGCCGGCGGCGCCGGGCCGGGTGCCGGAACGGGAGCCGGCGCCGTCCCGGAGGCCGGCGGGGCGCGGGCGGAGCAGGGGCGTCCGGAGCCGCACCGGACCGGGGAGCCGGGCCCGGACGTGCCGCGCCCGCACGAGCTGCGGACGGACCCGATCGCCGCGCTCGCCGAGGCGGCCGGTTACGACGACCCCGAGCGCTGGTGGGAGGACGTGGTGGAACACCGCGGGGCCGGCGCCGCCGGGGCCCGCGCCCCCGACCACCCGCACCCGCCCGTCCCGGAGACCGATCCGTCCCGGACCGGGGTCCGTGCGCACGATCCACCCGGCCCGGACGATCCGGCGGCCGCCCTGGCGCCGTTCGCGGCGCTCGCCGAGGCGATGGCCGCACTGCGCGCGGAGTACGGGGACGGCGGCCACCGGGACGACGCCGTACGGGAGGCCCACATGCGGCTGCGGCTGCGCGAGGCGCGGCGGGAGTTCGGGGACCGGGTGGCGGTCGTCTGCGGCGCCTGGCACGTGCCCGCCCTGACCGGCCGCACCACGGTCACCGCCGACCGGCGGCTGCTCAAGGGGCTGCCCAAGGTCAGGACGGAGATCAGCTGGGTGCCGTGGACCCACCGCCGGCTCTCCCGGTCCAGCGGCTACGGGGCCGGGATCGCCTCCCCGGGTTGGTACCACCATCTCTTCGAGGCCCCCGACCGGCCGGTGGAGCGGTGGCTGACGAAGGTCGCCGGGCTGCTCCGCGCGGAGGACTTCGCGGTCTCCCCCGCGCACGTCATCGAGGCGGTACGGCTCGCGGAGACGCTTGCCGCCCTGCGCGGCCGGCCGCTGGCCGGTCTCACCGAGACCATCGACGCGGTGCGGGCGGTGATGTGCGACGGCTCGGACGTGCCGCTGGCCCTCATCCAGGACCGCCTGATCATCGGCGACGAGCTGGGCGAGGTACCGGACACCGCCCCCGCGGTGCCGCTCCGGCGCGACCTGACCCGCGTCCAGCGCTCGCTGCGCCTCAAGCCCGCGGCGGCGGAGCGGGAGCTCGACCTGGACCTGCGCAAGGAGACCGACGCCGCACGCAGCCGGCTGCTGCACCGGCTCCGGCTGCTGGGCATCGACTGGGGCACTCCCGCCCGCTCCGCGCGCACCGGCACCGGCACCTTCCGGGAGACCTGGCGGCTGTGCTGGGAGCCGGAGCTGTCGGTGCGGGTGGCGGAGGCGGGGATGTGGGGCACCACGGTGCACTCCGCCGCCACCGCGAAGGCCACCGCGCGGGCGGCGGAAGCGGCGACGCTCGGGGAGGTCACCGCGCTCGCCGAGCACTGCCTGCTCGCCGGGCTGGCCGACGCCCTGCCGGCGGTGCTGCGCGCCCTCGCCGACCGGGCCGCGCTGGACACCGACGTCGCCCAGCTGGCGCGGGCCCTGCCCGCGCTGGTGCGGTCGGTGCGGTACGGGGACGTACGGGGAACCGGCACCGCCTCCCTCACCGAGGTCGCCCACGGGCTCGCCGAGCGGGTCCTGGTCGGCCTGCCTCCCGCCTGCACCGGGCTGGATGCCGAGGGGGCCGAGGAGATGCGGCGCCACCTGGAGGCGGCCCACCAGGCGATCAACCTGCTCGCCCAGGGGTCCGGGACAGATGTGTCACCGGCGGCGGGCGAGGGCGGCCCGGCCTCCGCGGCGGGCGGGAACGGGCCGTTCCCCGCGGAGGGCGGTGCCGGTCCGTCCGTCACGTCCGTAACGTCCGTCCCGGCGGGCACGGCTGGTGATGGTGCGGCGGGTGCAGGGGGTACGACGGGTACGGCCGGGCAGCCGTCCACGGCCGGCGGGGGCGACCGGACGGCTCCGGCGGACGCGGCGGTGCCCGGAGGTCCGGCGGTGCCCGGGAAGCCGGCGGTGCTCGGGGAAGCGGGGATGCCCGGAGATCCGGCGGTGCCCGGGGAGCCGGGAATATTCAGCGGGGGCGGGCTCCGCGCCCGGTGGGCCGGGATGTTGCGCGGCCTGGCCGGCCGGGACGGCGTCTCCGGCCTGGTCCGGGGCCGGGCGGCGCGGCTGCTGCTGGACGACGGATTGCTGACGGAGGAGGAGTCGGCCCGCCTGATGAGCCTGGCCCTCTCGCCGGGCACCCGGCCGGCCGAGGCGGCGGTCTGGATCGAGGGATTCCTCGGCGGGGCGGCCGGCGGCGGAGTGCTGCTGGTCCACGACGAACGGCTGCTGGCGCTGGTCGATGCGTGGCTGACCGGGATACCGGCGGACGCCTTCACCGATGTGCTGCCGCTGCTGCGCCGCACCTTCTCCGGGTACGAGGCGGGCGTCCGGCGCACCGTGGGGGAGCTGGTCCGCCGGGGCCCGGTGCGCGACGGCGGCCCGGCGGGCGGGCCCGGAAGCGGGTCGGCGGCCGTTCCCGTGCCCGGCTTCGGGGCCGGTACCGATCCCGACCGGGCGGGCGCCGTCCTGCCCACCGTCCATCTGCTGCTCGGGCCACCGGGCGCCGGCGGACCGCCCGGACCCGTACCTCAGGGCCCTCCCGCCGCCACCCGTGCCGGCACCGGCACGGATGACGCGGACGGGTGCCCCGGTGGAGCCGCGGCGGGTGACGGGGGCCGGGGCTCCGGGAGCGGCACGGCCGGGAACATGGCCGGGGATGCCGACCGCGGCACGGCCGGGAACATGGCCGGGGATGCCGACCGCGGCACGGCCGGGGGCATCGCCGGGGAAGCCGACCGCGGCTGGGCCGGGGACATCGCCGGGGAAGCCGACCGCGGCTGGGCCGGGGACATCGCCGAGAAGGCCGGCGGGGCCGTGGCGGGTGACGCCCGCGGGGTGGGGCCCGGGGTACGGCCCGGGGTGCCGAGGGGCCGTGCCGGGGAGCCCCGGCGCAGGTACGGCCGGGACGCCGGTGAGGGCATGAGCCAGGGGGCATCGACGGGCGGTGCGGGCGGTGTCGGAGGGCATCGACGGGGCGGGGGCCCGGGAGAGGTGACGAGGCGGTGCGGGGGCGTCGCCGGGGGCCGGGCCCGGGGGAGGCGACGGGGGTGGTGCCGGGCAGCGCCGTCGGGGCGGGGTTCGGGGACATGGCGGGAGGCACCGCCGGCGGCGGGGACGGACCCGCGGGCGCGGTAG